The following coding sequences are from one Enterococcus sp. 4G2_DIV0659 window:
- a CDS encoding ATP-binding cassette domain-containing protein produces the protein MGHNGAGKSTFSKLLSGLIKPKNGTIKLNQQRMSTKQLIKESFVVMQDVNLQLFFETVEKEISLYAKNIQDFDRIVEMLHLEPLLWRHPQTLSGGEKQRVAIASALLSGKRIIIFDEPTSGLDLLHMVEVSNTIRWLHQGNIFVLVITHDKEFLSCTCQRVLHFDQGQIIEDYFIEPTITK, from the coding sequence CATAACGGTGCGGGAAAATCCACTTTTTCAAAACTTTTATCTGGACTAATTAAACCGAAGAATGGAACTATTAAACTAAACCAACAACGAATGAGCACAAAACAATTGATTAAAGAAAGTTTTGTTGTTATGCAAGATGTTAATTTACAATTGTTTTTTGAAACAGTAGAAAAAGAGATTAGCTTATATGCAAAAAATATACAAGACTTTGATCGAATTGTGGAGATGCTCCATTTAGAACCACTTTTATGGCGACATCCTCAAACCTTATCAGGAGGAGAAAAGCAACGTGTTGCGATTGCTAGCGCATTATTATCGGGAAAAAGAATCATTATTTTTGATGAACCTACAAGCGGATTAGACCTATTGCACATGGTGGAGGTCAGTAATACGATTCGCTGGTTACATCAAGGAAATATTTTCGTTTTAGTTATCACTCATGACAAGGAATTTCTAAGTTGCACTTGTCAAAGAGTTCTTCATTTTGATCAAGGACAAATCATAGAAGATTATTTTATTGAACCCACAATAACAAAATAA
- a CDS encoding antibiotic biosynthesis monooxygenase has protein sequence MYIVTNTIQTQTAHSQRIIQQFTAGHTKESMEAVEGFLNFQLMQRIVPDNPEITELVVLSRWTSKEHQKNWVNSQSFKQMHQRKENKEESNEKTKRPGIISSTIAEYEVIT, from the coding sequence ATGTATATTGTAACGAATACGATTCAAACGCAGACCGCTCATTCACAGCGAATCATCCAACAGTTTACCGCTGGACACACAAAAGAAAGTATGGAAGCTGTTGAAGGCTTTTTAAACTTTCAATTGATGCAACGAATAGTACCCGATAATCCTGAAATAACGGAATTAGTTGTTCTGAGTCGTTGGACTTCAAAGGAGCATCAAAAAAATTGGGTCAACAGCCAATCATTCAAACAGATGCACCAAAGAAAAGAAAATAAAGAAGAAAGTAATGAAAAGACGAAGAGACCTGGAATTATTTCAAGTACAATTGCTGAGTATGAAGTAATCACATAA
- a CDS encoding IS3 family transposase (programmed frameshift): MTKYSYELKKQVVQDYLEGLGGYKKLAKKYNLASKGIILNWLNVYEHYGFEGLEIKRKKRSYTTKFKEKAVQYYVAGQLSYREVANQLGMDNPSLLATWVRKYTMEGTKAFKNNRKSQEDDIFMKKERSKQEDNKRVRELEIQLRQAQIEIGLFKRTSETTKEKTNQEKAEIIRSLRDQYPLTELLKALHLSKSSYFYTLHTSETKDEELENQLIIIRQSHPNYGYRRMTAMLRKEGVIINEKRVLRVMRKLQLLVTNYHHKSRKYNSYKGTVGKIAQNLVKRRFETSVLHQKMVTDTTEFKYYEEGVVKKAYLNPFLDLFNREVISYSLTKKPNARAIIDALEEAISKSSDCLYRRTIHSDQGWAYQMHQYTDTLKKHHIFQSMSRKGNCYDNSVMENFFGLLKQEMYYGNTFTTYEKLKTNINDWIIYYNQKRIKKKLNWLSPEEYRLKMIQ, encoded by the exons ATGACCAAATATTCATACGAATTAAAGAAACAAGTTGTTCAAGATTATCTAGAAGGTCTTGGTGGGTATAAAAAACTCGCGAAGAAATACAATTTAGCGAGTAAAGGAATTATTTTAAATTGGTTGAATGTCTATGAGCATTACGGTTTTGAAGGGCTAGAAATCAAAAGAAAAAAACGTTCTTATACAACTAAATTCAAGGAAAAAGCGGTACAATATTACGTAGCAGGACAACTGTCTTATCGTGAGGTTGCGAATCAACTCGGAATGGATAATCCTTCTCTGCTCGCAACATGGGTACGCAAATATACTATGGAAGGGACAAAGGCCTTTAAAAACAATAGAAAGTCTCAAGAGGATGACATTTTTATGAAGAAAGAGCGATCAAAACAGGAAGACAATAAACGTGTACGAGAATTAGAAATACAACTCCGACAAGCCCAAATTGAAATTG GATTGTTTAAAAGAACTTCGGAGACTACGAAAGAAAAAACAAATCAAGAAAAAGCTGAAATAATTCGTAGTCTCCGAGATCAATACCCATTAACAGAACTACTAAAAGCTCTGCACCTCTCTAAATCAAGCTATTTCTACACTCTTCACACTTCTGAAACCAAAGATGAAGAGTTAGAAAATCAACTAATAATAATTCGTCAGAGTCATCCTAATTATGGCTATCGTCGGATGACTGCTATGTTGAGAAAAGAAGGGGTAATTATTAATGAAAAACGGGTACTTAGAGTGATGAGAAAGCTTCAACTGCTTGTGACGAACTATCATCACAAATCACGCAAATATAATTCATATAAAGGAACTGTAGGAAAAATAGCTCAAAATCTTGTGAAAAGAAGATTTGAGACCTCTGTTTTACATCAAAAAATGGTAACAGACACAACAGAATTTAAATACTATGAAGAGGGTGTAGTAAAAAAAGCGTATCTGAATCCTTTTCTTGATTTGTTCAATCGGGAAGTTATCTCTTACAGTCTTACTAAAAAACCAAATGCACGAGCGATTATTGATGCATTGGAGGAAGCAATTAGTAAAAGTTCAGATTGTCTCTATCGTCGCACCATTCATTCTGATCAAGGATGGGCTTATCAAATGCATCAGTATACAGATACACTCAAAAAACATCACATTTTTCAATCTATGAGTCGTAAAGGAAACTGTTATGATAATTCTGTAATGGAGAACTTTTTTGGTTTGCTTAAACAAGAAATGTATTACGGAAATACTTTTACAACTTACGAAAAGTTAAAAACAAACATTAACGACTGGATTATTTACTACAACCAAAAACGAATAAAAAAGAAATTGAATTGGCTTTCTCCAGAAGAATATCGTTTAAAGATGATACAATGA
- a CDS encoding transposase, which translates to MDYLSNKYGIKSKSQIPYWINKYKEFGVDGLLRKRQYQKYSVQFKLNAIELYQTSELSYREVANILEMNNPTLIANWMQKFREEGIDGLSKEKGRLSTVPKKEEKIKKHLMKETVEEQSRIK; encoded by the coding sequence ATGGATTATCTTTCCAATAAATATGGGATCAAGTCAAAGAGTCAGATACCCTATTGGATCAATAAATACAAAGAATTTGGGGTAGATGGACTTTTGAGAAAACGACAATATCAGAAATATTCTGTTCAATTCAAGCTAAATGCGATAGAGTTATATCAAACAAGTGAGCTCTCCTATCGTGAAGTTGCCAACATTCTTGAAATGAATAATCCAACTCTTATTGCCAATTGGATGCAAAAATTCCGAGAAGAAGGAATCGATGGGCTCTCAAAAGAGAAAGGACGTCTATCTACCGTGCCAAAAAAAGAAGAAAAGATAAAGAAGCATTTAATGAAAGAAACGGTAGAAGAACAGAGCCGTATCAAATGA
- a CDS encoding tyrosine-type recombinase/integrase, protein MPKKGENIYKRKDGRWEGRYIKGRNKAGAIKYGYVYAKKYNEVKDKLIVVKAGIIEKGGQESEEKLLKDWCNIWFESEVKPAVKSSTFAQYQWVCFTYIYPFFENCYLHNIKRNDIQQFIISLERQNLAPGTIRNIFTLLKKILISAQNNHLLRESPYKKIRLPHKKKKIISALSRTDQRKLEEVVLRQKGCSAVMLSLYLGLRIGEISGLKWTDIDFKNEVVYIRRTVSRVKTSFKTENKTNIIISSPKTEQSYRVVPLSQKMVYYLLEKKKQSQSEYVIACKNGLAEPRVIRYRFKSTVKKAGIPNIHFHVLRHTFATRCIEMGTDITSLSHLLGHTSVKMTLDIYTDSMLDSRKNIVAQLDQLMIDHS, encoded by the coding sequence ATGCCTAAAAAAGGTGAAAACATTTATAAAAGAAAAGATGGAAGATGGGAAGGTCGCTATATAAAGGGACGAAATAAAGCAGGAGCTATAAAATACGGCTATGTTTATGCTAAAAAGTATAATGAAGTGAAGGACAAATTGATTGTTGTGAAAGCTGGTATTATTGAGAAAGGGGGGCAAGAATCGGAAGAAAAATTATTAAAAGACTGGTGCAACATTTGGTTTGAAAGTGAAGTGAAACCTGCAGTCAAAAGCTCTACCTTTGCTCAATATCAATGGGTATGTTTTACCTATATATACCCATTTTTTGAGAATTGCTACTTACATAATATAAAGAGAAATGATATACAGCAGTTTATCATTTCTCTAGAAAGGCAGAATTTAGCACCTGGAACGATCAGAAATATTTTTACATTATTGAAAAAAATTCTAATTTCTGCACAAAATAACCACCTATTACGAGAGAGTCCGTATAAAAAAATTCGATTACCTCATAAAAAAAAGAAAATTATTTCAGCATTATCAAGAACGGATCAAAGAAAATTAGAAGAAGTTGTTCTAAGACAAAAAGGATGTTCTGCTGTTATGTTGTCACTTTATTTAGGTCTTAGGATTGGAGAGATCAGCGGACTGAAATGGACAGATATTGATTTTAAAAATGAAGTTGTCTACATTCGACGAACTGTATCTAGAGTAAAAACGTCATTTAAGACCGAGAATAAAACAAATATCATTATAAGTTCACCAAAAACGGAACAGTCCTACAGAGTCGTTCCGCTGTCACAAAAAATGGTTTATTATTTGTTAGAGAAGAAAAAGCAGAGCCAAAGTGAGTATGTAATTGCTTGTAAAAATGGATTAGCAGAACCTAGAGTTATTCGTTATCGCTTTAAAAGTACGGTAAAAAAAGCTGGAATTCCAAATATCCACTTTCATGTTCTTAGGCATACATTCGCAACTAGGTGTATTGAGATGGGCACTGATATTACTAGTTTGAGCCATTTGTTAGGTCATACATCAGTTAAAATGACGCTTGATATTTATACAGATTCTATGCTAGATAGTCGCAAAAATATTGTTGCACAACTCGATCAGTTAATGATTGATCATTCTTAA
- a CDS encoding winged helix-turn-helix domain-containing protein, which produces MYNIGVASFLGTLSKDYLKKVKEIGKIHFINQENIQLEIQEVDCIVIPDDSDDDNTMGVTLKAIIEIKAITNKLVWVLTKETSSIKNLVFLKLGVDGVLSTNDSPEEFSLIVENALYRQKNVWKRKHPDQKNGAISSIEGASNLQLLELFPSNLSVIVDGKKEVDLTRLEYRTLETLYNHRNQAVSYKKIYETVWNDEIGNKQYRVANLIFHLRKKVEIDKDNPRFIKTVRSIGYRLSL; this is translated from the coding sequence ATGTATAACATAGGGGTCGCTTCATTTTTAGGAACACTTTCTAAAGATTACTTGAAAAAAGTTAAAGAAATAGGAAAAATTCACTTTATTAATCAAGAAAATATACAACTTGAAATTCAAGAAGTCGACTGTATTGTTATTCCAGATGACAGCGATGATGACAATACAATGGGGGTCACCCTAAAGGCAATCATAGAAATCAAAGCCATAACAAATAAATTAGTGTGGGTATTAACAAAAGAAACGAGTAGTATAAAAAATTTGGTTTTTTTAAAGTTAGGAGTGGATGGTGTTTTATCTACCAATGATTCTCCTGAAGAGTTTTCATTGATAGTAGAAAATGCTTTGTATCGTCAAAAAAATGTGTGGAAAAGAAAGCATCCAGATCAAAAAAATGGTGCGATATCTTCTATAGAAGGAGCGAGTAATCTTCAATTATTAGAACTTTTTCCAAGCAACTTAAGTGTAATTGTTGATGGAAAAAAAGAAGTAGATTTAACCCGTCTTGAATATAGAACATTAGAAACCTTATATAACCACAGAAACCAAGCAGTATCATATAAAAAAATATATGAAACAGTTTGGAATGACGAAATTGGTAATAAACAATACCGCGTAGCAAATCTGATTTTTCACTTGAGAAAAAAAGTTGAAATAGACAAAGATAACCCCAGATTTATTAAAACAGTTCGTTCAATAGGCTACCGTCTTAGCTTATGA
- a CDS encoding WxL domain-containing protein, whose translation MKIGKKIYAFVIVGLLFICSMLLIKGTPIKATPNMDTSIHLEERTNQEEKNSENKVYFSLNVKSAKKDQKIILDYSDGITFDKNKLIDTNKEKGSLIKINQEKSQIEVVFDRETQEITLDFEGTVLTKNVQTIQAFTEKNRSNQLKIKREDLKAPADQKKQERTVDSSVFTLPVPVEEGWTEIFTSEEAIIPAGANKELRYGFGPTDALGTTSISGNRERQFAIPNVTFMDNDQRIQHIYHTPTAITTHPEDFGQSLWTSYGLIYAYGNSTKPTVFNTGSHITSDGYKYYKRVLPNGMTIYKLTYESAFDSKKIHVEITMTGKTTGTVSVEYTVTNIGTAKETDFVIGSMIDTELNKNDQVPIYAIGDNKGVYIKDSDDGYKLQYLFTGTNHVANWTGKHWIQGSQANPRDHFLDQFFNFDDSGFSALSSTGYETENYPADQLVYVTSNITKMDTAIYMKNQPASLEVNQGTKMTYDVTIGLSGNPPEVFIDQADQELLHGNAFDVTGQWSDSESPFVDLYYTVDDGTPVKFGDKLANDLANPGKKFNWKFTLPSSVLTVGERTIKVYAVDSEGHTSEEKILRLTIKPNEAKLTIKFVDEANNTIHPDVVLNKKVGSFVNLTKEPDVVKAVNEQLQKQYVISSKPTPEDSIEVLENGRTETYHFKGRIVLLSAPKEIDFGTQIVKAQESVIEEPVRIDGALVIQDSRATKQTWRLQARMKQELTNANNEVVTNAVRYMYNGNEVILNSGMQDVAVGKNTDGSPNKVSDKWSAKGDGFKLKTQVGAVKESGSYTGIIEWELFDGPP comes from the coding sequence ATGAAAATCGGAAAAAAAATATATGCTTTTGTAATAGTTGGATTGTTGTTCATTTGTAGCATGCTATTGATAAAAGGTACTCCAATAAAAGCGACACCAAATATGGATACCTCTATTCATTTAGAAGAGAGGACAAATCAAGAAGAGAAAAATTCTGAAAATAAGGTTTACTTTTCATTGAATGTAAAATCTGCAAAAAAAGATCAAAAAATCATTTTGGATTATTCAGATGGCATAACATTTGATAAAAATAAATTGATTGATACGAACAAAGAAAAAGGCTCCTTGATCAAAATAAATCAGGAAAAATCTCAAATCGAAGTGGTATTTGATCGAGAAACACAAGAAATCACACTTGATTTTGAAGGAACAGTTCTCACTAAAAATGTTCAAACGATTCAAGCTTTTACAGAAAAAAATCGCTCAAATCAATTGAAAATAAAAAGAGAAGACTTGAAAGCTCCTGCTGATCAAAAGAAACAAGAACGAACGGTTGATTCATCAGTATTTACTCTTCCTGTACCTGTAGAAGAAGGATGGACAGAAATTTTCACCTCAGAAGAAGCAATCATACCTGCAGGTGCTAATAAAGAGTTACGCTATGGTTTTGGTCCTACAGATGCATTGGGAACAACGTCTATTTCTGGAAACAGGGAAAGACAGTTTGCTATTCCGAATGTAACGTTTATGGATAATGATCAGCGAATCCAGCATATCTATCATACGCCAACTGCAATAACTACTCATCCAGAAGATTTTGGTCAATCCTTATGGACAAGTTATGGGTTGATTTATGCGTATGGTAACAGTACAAAGCCAACTGTCTTCAATACAGGTAGCCATATAACAAGTGATGGGTATAAGTACTATAAACGAGTTTTACCAAATGGAATGACTATTTACAAGTTAACGTATGAATCCGCCTTTGATTCAAAAAAAATCCATGTTGAAATAACAATGACTGGTAAAACAACTGGAACAGTTAGTGTTGAGTATACTGTTACAAATATAGGGACAGCCAAAGAGACAGATTTCGTTATTGGTTCAATGATTGATACAGAATTAAACAAAAATGACCAGGTTCCAATCTATGCGATTGGGGATAACAAAGGTGTGTACATTAAAGATTCTGATGATGGGTACAAACTTCAGTATTTATTTACAGGTACGAATCACGTCGCCAATTGGACCGGTAAACACTGGATTCAGGGGTCACAGGCAAATCCAAGAGATCACTTTTTAGACCAATTCTTCAATTTTGATGATTCTGGATTTTCAGCGTTAAGCTCAACAGGGTATGAAACGGAAAATTATCCAGCTGACCAATTAGTTTATGTAACTTCTAATATCACAAAGATGGATACGGCTATCTACATGAAAAATCAGCCCGCATCACTTGAGGTAAATCAAGGTACAAAAATGACCTATGACGTGACAATCGGACTTTCAGGGAATCCGCCAGAAGTTTTCATTGATCAAGCTGATCAAGAGTTGTTACATGGAAACGCCTTTGATGTAACCGGTCAGTGGAGTGATTCAGAAAGCCCCTTTGTTGACTTGTACTATACGGTTGATGATGGAACACCTGTGAAATTTGGTGATAAACTTGCAAATGATTTAGCTAATCCGGGAAAGAAATTTAACTGGAAATTTACACTGCCTAGTTCTGTTTTAACGGTAGGGGAAAGAACAATCAAAGTTTATGCTGTAGACAGTGAAGGACATACGTCAGAGGAAAAAATCTTACGTTTAACAATTAAACCAAATGAAGCTAAACTGACAATAAAATTTGTAGATGAAGCCAATAATACAATTCATCCAGATGTTGTTTTAAACAAAAAAGTCGGCAGTTTTGTGAATTTGACGAAAGAACCTGACGTAGTGAAAGCTGTGAATGAACAGTTACAAAAGCAATACGTGATTTCTAGCAAGCCGACACCTGAAGATTCAATCGAAGTTCTTGAAAATGGTCGAACTGAAACTTACCACTTTAAAGGAAGAATTGTGTTGCTTTCTGCGCCGAAAGAAATTGATTTTGGTACTCAAATCGTAAAAGCACAAGAAAGTGTGATTGAAGAACCAGTCAGAATTGACGGTGCATTAGTCATTCAAGATAGTCGAGCAACGAAACAAACTTGGAGATTACAAGCTAGAATGAAACAAGAGTTAACAAACGCGAACAATGAGGTAGTAACTAATGCCGTTCGTTACATGTATAACGGTAATGAAGTCATTCTAAATTCTGGTATGCAAGATGTTGCTGTAGGGAAGAATACAGATGGATCACCTAACAAAGTGAGTGATAAATGGTCGGCCAAAGGAGACGGGTTTAAATTGAAAACCCAAGTTGGCGCAGTCAAAGAATCAGGTAGTTACACAGGGATCATCGAATGGGAACTATTTGATGGGCCACCATAG
- a CDS encoding LPXTG cell wall anchor domain-containing protein gives MKKRKLLYSIMTISVVSLSLFWNPVGHFAADGGQVGQEAVIEFYGEEEPTTSNSTSDGPVKEKPVTSKPVGRYPQTGEIVKKSLALSGAVLALLAAFVYKNKQNKGEKKS, from the coding sequence ATGAAAAAAAGAAAATTGCTATATAGCATTATGACGATTTCTGTTGTAAGTCTTTCGCTGTTCTGGAATCCTGTGGGTCATTTTGCTGCTGATGGTGGTCAAGTAGGCCAAGAAGCCGTGATAGAGTTTTATGGTGAAGAAGAGCCGACTACTAGTAATAGTACTTCTGATGGCCCTGTCAAGGAGAAGCCTGTAACGAGTAAACCAGTCGGACGGTACCCTCAAACAGGAGAGATAGTGAAAAAATCCTTAGCATTAAGCGGTGCAGTTCTCGCTTTACTCGCTGCATTTGTTTATAAAAATAAACAAAATAAAGGAGAGAAGAAATCGTGA
- a CDS encoding WxL domain-containing protein has product MKKKVAIVFFASLFLLSTPHADAQAKSDGQNGTIGFDASLIPPQVVDPEKPGKPSDPGPSPSTEGFLRIDFVPRLDFGRNQLMKKDQSYKARAQLFHDDTGARGNFVQVTDSRATGAGWTLQVRQETDFMIPDKEDSKLIGSYISLDKSWTNSTLDEKYAPTLVNDVIKIDKIKTTYELAKADKGKGQGIWSVEFGASEENEKSLDNTLTPLVDENNQPILDPNFGNKQAYENSAVTFFVPGASNREPGKYQTVLTWILSELP; this is encoded by the coding sequence GTGAAAAAGAAAGTAGCTATTGTTTTTTTTGCATCGTTATTTCTTTTAAGCACTCCTCATGCAGATGCTCAGGCAAAATCAGATGGGCAGAACGGCACAATTGGGTTTGATGCGTCATTGATTCCACCTCAAGTGGTTGATCCCGAAAAACCAGGGAAACCATCCGATCCTGGTCCAAGCCCTTCAACAGAAGGTTTTCTACGAATTGATTTTGTACCTAGACTAGATTTCGGTCGAAATCAATTAATGAAAAAAGACCAATCTTATAAAGCAAGGGCACAATTGTTTCACGACGATACAGGAGCAAGAGGAAATTTCGTTCAAGTCACAGATAGCCGTGCAACTGGAGCAGGATGGACCTTGCAAGTACGGCAAGAGACGGATTTTATGATTCCTGATAAAGAAGATTCAAAATTAATCGGGTCATATATATCGTTAGATAAATCTTGGACAAACTCAACACTGGATGAGAAATATGCACCAACACTGGTGAATGATGTGATTAAAATTGACAAAATTAAAACAACTTATGAATTAGCTAAAGCTGACAAAGGAAAAGGACAAGGTATTTGGAGTGTTGAATTTGGTGCATCTGAAGAAAATGAAAAAAGTTTAGATAACACCCTGACACCATTGGTTGATGAAAACAATCAGCCAATACTGGATCCAAACTTTGGGAACAAGCAAGCTTATGAAAATAGTGCAGTAACATTCTTTGTTCCAGGAGCTTCAAATAGAGAACCTGGAAAATACCAAACGGTGCTGACTTGGATTTTATCTGAGTTACCATAA
- a CDS encoding WxL domain-containing protein translates to MKKRTLCSMALLAVLGASIALPAAANAEGGDAKKLSGKGSIEYVEDTDGGNEDRDSENPDDKVDPPYIPNTDKGSLMIDGVSDMNFKQQKAVLTDQNYFAEQVEITKNGAKEKRGVYLQFTDRRIDNRSKWELRAKMSQQFEAASGNKLANSTINFTNPIMETATDPAVSPHAEPGKDYANFTLEESGNTAEVLKTTDAKNGVGTYTVGFGNTVEYHTRTGKGTSVDSTGTPAGTGDKANEIKDGSITLFVPGKTVKTNEAYEAKVLWEIVVIP, encoded by the coding sequence ATGAAAAAAAGAACATTATGCTCTATGGCATTACTAGCAGTATTAGGAGCAAGCATTGCGCTACCTGCTGCTGCAAACGCTGAAGGTGGAGATGCAAAAAAATTATCAGGAAAAGGTTCAATTGAGTATGTAGAAGATACTGATGGAGGAAATGAGGATCGAGATTCGGAAAATCCAGATGATAAAGTTGATCCTCCATATATACCAAATACAGATAAAGGATCTTTGATGATTGATGGTGTTTCAGACATGAACTTCAAACAACAAAAAGCTGTATTAACAGATCAAAATTATTTTGCAGAACAAGTTGAAATTACTAAAAATGGTGCAAAGGAAAAACGTGGAGTTTATTTACAATTTACAGACAGAAGAATTGATAATCGTTCAAAATGGGAATTACGCGCAAAAATGAGCCAACAATTTGAAGCAGCAAGCGGAAATAAGTTAGCTAATTCAACCATTAATTTTACAAATCCAATTATGGAAACTGCAACGGATCCAGCAGTAAGCCCACACGCTGAACCAGGAAAAGATTATGCGAACTTCACTCTAGAAGAAAGTGGTAATACCGCAGAAGTTCTGAAAACGACAGATGCCAAAAATGGTGTTGGAACATACACAGTAGGTTTTGGTAACACTGTAGAATACCACACAAGAACGGGTAAAGGAACATCTGTTGATTCAACAGGTACACCAGCAGGAACAGGAGATAAAGCCAATGAAATTAAAGATGGTTCTATCACTTTATTTGTTCCAGGTAAAACTGTAAAAACGAATGAAGCATATGAAGCAAAAGTTTTATGGGAAATTGTTGTTATACCTTAA
- a CDS encoding DUF916 and DUF3324 domain-containing protein, translated as MGLFLTSLIFCVNPTISYADSDPSGAVGFLYKTNLPENQMDEAGYFNLKMTPGQKQKVSITLTNLGKKEVTVEVRLNGARTNSNGVLEYGETKLDKDKSMKFDFADIVKGPKTVVIPPESDKELELDITMPETSYDGIILGGIQLQKVEDKTQKKEQNGTTIVNEYAYTIAMLLRETDTPTSPELDYLKAYATQINGRNSIMVDLGNQMPDILKELTVEVQIMAEKKDEVLFESKKTKMKMAPNSVLNYSLSMEGQSMIPGTYRAHVVASVGEKKWEWMESFKITKEEADKFNREDIGLDQNRGFDWKLVAKIVGSVFAFFLGAFFLIRFIISRRKKTKRKNVKRKKR; from the coding sequence ATGGGTTTATTTTTAACTAGTTTAATTTTTTGTGTTAATCCAACTATTTCTTATGCAGATTCAGATCCATCTGGGGCAGTCGGTTTCTTATATAAAACCAATCTACCTGAAAATCAAATGGATGAAGCTGGATACTTCAACCTTAAAATGACTCCTGGGCAAAAACAAAAAGTTTCTATCACACTTACAAATCTAGGAAAAAAGGAAGTAACCGTTGAAGTTAGATTAAACGGGGCTAGAACAAATTCAAATGGAGTTCTTGAATATGGTGAAACAAAGTTAGATAAAGATAAATCAATGAAATTTGATTTTGCTGATATTGTGAAAGGACCTAAAACAGTTGTGATTCCACCTGAATCAGATAAGGAGTTAGAATTAGACATTACAATGCCGGAAACAAGTTATGATGGCATTATTTTAGGGGGAATTCAGTTACAAAAGGTCGAAGATAAAACGCAAAAAAAAGAACAAAATGGTACAACCATTGTTAATGAGTATGCGTATACGATTGCGATGTTATTAAGAGAAACAGATACGCCAACCTCTCCAGAATTAGATTATCTTAAAGCCTATGCAACACAAATTAATGGACGTAACTCGATCATGGTGGATTTGGGTAATCAAATGCCTGATATATTAAAAGAACTCACTGTGGAAGTTCAGATAATGGCTGAGAAAAAAGATGAAGTTCTTTTTGAATCCAAAAAAACAAAGATGAAAATGGCACCAAATTCTGTATTGAACTATTCATTAAGTATGGAAGGTCAGTCGATGATTCCAGGAACGTACAGGGCGCATGTGGTTGCTAGTGTTGGTGAAAAAAAATGGGAATGGATGGAATCCTTCAAAATAACCAAAGAAGAGGCAGATAAATTTAACAGAGAAGATATTGGATTAGATCAAAATCGGGGATTCGATTGGAAACTAGTTGCTAAGATTGTTGGTAGTGTTTTTGCCTTCTTTTTAGGAGCCTTCTTCCTAATTCGATTCATTATAAGTCGAAGGAAGAAAACGAAGAGAAAAAATGTAAAACGAAAAAAAAGGTAG